One region of Eupeodes corollae chromosome 1, idEupCoro1.1, whole genome shotgun sequence genomic DNA includes:
- the LOC129939192 gene encoding uncharacterized protein LOC129939192, which translates to MCDMPIPFGNEFGASGGGGGMPGPYEPLNNNSNKNVFNKYELRASRLYTNCDCFRRNGLQDTCSHSISRQGESGDGFHQGQQEQPFQNYMPPTSYPGESNSMAMMGFPNQGYEASGFENGLAGQQSSNFSNYNSMPMNGYQNSYQNTMQMPIQMPMGIQAPPSSYSSGPGNLMQNAQNYNMGNQSNYPCYM; encoded by the exons atgtGTGATATGCCAATTCCATTTGGAAATGAATTTGGTGCCAGTGGTGGTGGAGGTGGAATGCCTGGACCATATGAG cccctcaacaacaacagcaataaaaacgttttcaacAAATATGAACTTCGAGCAAGTCGTTTGTATACAAATTGTGATTGTTTTCGAAGAAATGGTCTCCAAGACACTTGTTCTCATTCAATAAGTCGCCAAGGAGAATCTGGTGATGGATTTCACCAAGGACAACAAGAGCAACCTTTCCAGAACTACATGCCTCCAACGTCATATCCTGGTGAATCAAATTCAATGGCAATGATGGGTTTTCCAAATCAAGGCTATGAAGCATCAGGTTTTGAAAATGGTCTCGCCGGACAACAATCATCtaatttttcgaattataaCTCGATGCCAATGAATGGTTATCAGAATAGTTATCAAAATACTATGCAAATGCCAATTCAGATGCCTATGGGTATTCAAGCTCCCCCTTCGTCTTATTCTTCAGGACCTGGTAACTTAATGCAAAATGCTCAGAACTATAATATGGGAAACCAAAGCAACTATCCAT GCTACATGTAG
- the LOC129939193 gene encoding uncharacterized protein LOC129939193: MSRNSSCSCCKPCDPCCMPYGQSFECYFGSEMEAIPQEIEISDKNALSSEILPVLNKKSSQKNKVLPLTIENLRKCIPTTINNLPFTRITKKVKSDVLYSSWECCKRNGIQDETPQWLVLGRPYRRPGPSYRCVVAYYPSCDCYQCR; the protein is encoded by the exons atgtcACGAAATTCGTCCTGTTCTTGTTGCAAGCCATGTGATCCATGTTGCATGCCTTATGGg CAATCATTCGAATGTTATTTTGGATCAGAAATGGAAGCTATACCGCAGGAGATAGAAATATCAGACAAAAATGCATTGTCCTCAGAAATTCTAccagttttgaataaaaaatcgtctcagaaaaacaaagttttgccATTGACGATAGAGAACTTGAGAAAATGTATTCCTACTACCATAAATAATTTG ccATTTACTCGTATAACCAAAAAGGTTAAATCTGATGTGCTTTATAGTTCTTGGGAATGCTGTAAGCGAAATGGAATCCAAGATGAAACACCTCAATGGCTTGTTTTGGGGAGACCTTATCGTCGACCTGGTCCAAGCTACCGATGTGTAGTTGCTTACTATCCATCTTGTGATTGCTATCAGTGCCGTTGA
- the LOC129947911 gene encoding uncharacterized protein LOC129947911, which produces MFWDTTTDSFNFETKFHRIPQKVLESRRPPTKRELLGIVMAIFDPFGFLADFLIFSKILVQECSKVSIDWDDPIPTELHIKWSTWWNEFQQVKAFQISRCYSPHIRLSNNTELHVFVDASQSAFAAVGYFRIVTENRIELSFVAGKTRTAPKKLMSVPRLELQAAILGLRLSRSIIQSHEIKISKTIFWSDSRTVLYWIHSHERRYKPFVGHRISEIISNTDPNQWRWVPTSDNSADAATRPTFPPKFNCSSR; this is translated from the coding sequence ATGTTCTGGGATACGACAACAGATTCCTTcaattttgaaaccaaattcCACCGCATTCCACAAAAGGTTTTAGAATCTCGTCGACCACCAACCAAAAGGGAACTTCTTGGAATAGTAATGGCAATATTCGACCCTTTTGGATTTTTAGccgactttttgattttttcaaaaatcctggTTCAAGAATGTTCGAAAGTAAGCATTGACTGGGATGACCCAATACCTACTGAGCTACATATCAAATGGTCTACATGGTGGAACGAGTTTCAACAGGTAAAAGCCTTTCAAATATCACGATGTTATTCGCCGCATATCCGCCTTTCAAACAACACCGAGCTGCACGTATTCGTAGATGCCAGCCAAAGTGCCTTTGCAGCCGTTGGTTATTTCCGTATTGTCACAGAAAACCGAATTGAATTAAGCTTTGTAGCAGGAAAAACTAGAACTGCCCCTAAGAAATTGATGTCCGTTCCTAGACTGGAGCTACAAGCAGCCATACTTGGTTTACGTCTAAGCAGGTCCATCATTCAAAGTCACGAGatcaaaatatcgaaaacaattttctggAGCGATTCCCGAACCGTACTCTACTGGATTCACTCACATGAACGTAGGTACAAACCCTTTGTTGGCCACCGAATTTCGGAAATCATTAGCAACACCGATCCGAACCAATGGCGCTGGGTGCCAACTTCAGATAACTCAGCAGATGCAGCCACTCGCCCTACGTTCCCACCGAAATTCAACTGCAGTAGTCGATAG
- the LOC129947913 gene encoding uncharacterized protein LOC129947913: MPNNDQETPPMDVTIMTGLVSSINALKAAVEELRKDTAESQTAIKDLSIQVEALPIQNRDSLDTSTDHFSTPPVGNNLLIPAGDLTSTRIYDLPTFSGNAEELPLFFASFEDTTEAFKYSNRQNLMRLQKCLVGAAREAVVSMLIYPSEVPKIIDELQFTFGRPEHMVRYQISKIKAIPIIPENKIDQILVYSTKVRNVVSFLKASKCERQLSDPNLLDELVVKLPTSKQFEWIKHSLDIKPYASIEHFSAWLSTLARIMGKMPPPLQSTSRLTPQVAQRRVMHASETVARELKCCHCGLNHKLANCEQFKTDLNVEDRWTKVKANQLCFSCLNKGHSSLVCRMKKICGISGCRRYHHHSLHEEIPQSRLNAQPILNCDTPDDTGQLFKILPVTLYGPTGKIDTYVMFDEGSAISLMEKDTAVRLGLKGQHEPLKLQWYGQKVTTEESRKVSLEIEGLEENQRFNIKNVRTIKNLNLPVQSFKKSDYNYLKFLPLQEYTEARPVILLGLDYVHLSASSTVVESGQTTPIAAKTKLGWVAYGPRTTTPNPMFLHIRQRDTNLNQIVTDFIATENFGANESCPIPESTQNIKAKEIMKNTTRKIGKRYEIGLLWREFVPTLPNSFSMALKRLISIEKKMSREPEFADRYREGIRKYVDSGYARKLFEDEINNTRHAVWYLPHFAVQSPHKPNRVRIVFDAAATSHGISLNSVLSKGPEQAKPLIGILFQFRQDVIGVAADIREMFSQVRIIPEDQHAQRFLWRDGDQNKPVQQFAMVSMIFGAVCSPCCAEWIKNINAKRFEDTYPEATAAVIGKHYVDDFVCSFPKKKKPNEFVNKSPSSMQKQGSSYVILFLIHQS, encoded by the coding sequence atgccgaATAACGATCAAGAAACACCGCCAATGGATGTCACCATAATGACAGGATTAGTATCCAGCATAAATGCTTTAAAAGCCGCCGTGGAAGAACTTAGAAAAGATACTGCCGAGAGCCAAACCGCCATCAAAGATCTCAGCATCCAAGTAGAAGCACTGCCCATTCAAAACAGAGACTCCTTGGACACGTCTACTGACCATTTCTCAACGCCACCGGTAGGTAATAATCTCCTTATTCCAGCAGGTGATTTGACGAGCACACGAATTTACGATCTGCCAACCTTCTCTGGAAATGCCGAGGAATTGCCATTATTTTTTGCGAGTTTTGAGGATACCACTGAGGCCTTCAAATACAGCAACAGGCAAAATTTAATGCGCCTTCAAAAATGCTTAGTTGGTGCAGCAAGGGAAGCGGTAGTATCAATGCTCATTTATCCAAGTGAAGTGCCGAAAATCATCGATGAGCTACAGTTCACGTTTGGAAGACCCGAACACATGGTTAGGTATCAGATTAGCAAGATCAAAGCCATACCAATTATACCAGAAAATAAAATCGATCAAATTCTGGTATATTCGACCAAAGTTCGAAATGTGGTGTCGTTCCTAAAAGCGTCAAAATGTGAACGACAGCTTTCAGATCCAAATCTCTTGGACgaacttgttgtaaagttgcCGACCAGTAAACAATTTGAATGGATCAAACACAGTCTGGATATAAAGCCGTACGCATCGATCGAACACTTTTCAGCTTGGCTGAGCACACTAGCCAGAATAATGGGGAAAATGCCACCACCACTCCAAAGTACTTCCAGATTGACTCCTCAAGTGGCACAACGTAGAGTAATGCATGCAAGCGAAACAGTAGCAAGAGAATTAAAATGCTGCCACTGTGGATTAAATCATAAACTTGCCAATTGTGAACAATTTAAGACGGATCTAAACGTTGAGGATCGTTGGACCAAAGTTAAAGCCAATCAACTGTGTTTCTCGTGCTTGAACAAAGGCCACAGTTCATTAGTATGTCGTATGAAAAAGATCTGTGGCATATCAGGATGCAGGAGATACCATCATCACAGTCTTCATGAAGAAATTCCCCAATCAAGATTAAACGCACAGCCAATCTTGAATTGTGACACACCAGATGACACCGGTCAGCTGTTTAAGATTTTGCCGGTTACCTTGTATGGTCCTACAGGCAAAATAGATACCTACGTAATGTTCGATGAAGGCTCAGCTATATCCCTTATGGAAAAAGATACAGCCGTGAGGCTTGGACTGAAAGGTCAACATGAGCCTTTGAAATTACAATGGTATGGACAAAAGGTAACTACGGAAGAATCTCGAAAAGTTAGTCTGGAAATCGAAGGTCTAGAAGAAAACCAGCGTTTCAACatcaaaaatgtaagaactATTAAAAACCTCAACCTACCTGTCCAGTCATTTAAGAAGTCGGATTACAACTACCTCAAGTTCTTACCACTTCAGGAGTACACCGAGGCCAGACCAGTTATATTGCTAGGATTAGACTATGTTCATCTTAGTGCTTCATCAACAGTTGTAGAATCTGGCCAAACAACACCGATCGCCGCAAAAACTAAGCTAGGCTGGGTTGCTTACGGACCAAGAACAACAACTCCAAATCCTATGTTCCTTCACATCCGCCAAAGAGACACCAACTTAAATCAAATCGTGACAGACTTTATTGCAACAGAAAACTTTGGTGCAAATGAATCGTGTCCAATTCCTGAGTCAACGCAAAACATTAAGGCcaaagaaataatgaaaaatactaCCAGAAAAATCGGCAAACGGTATGAGATCGGGTTGCTTTGGAGGGAGTTTGTGCCTACACTCCCTAACAGCTTCTCGATGGCACTGAAACGCCTTATCAGCATAGAAAAAAAGATGAGCCGAGAACCCGAGTTTGCCGACAGGTATCGTGAAGGTATAAGGAAATATGTTGACAGTGGATATGCTAGGAAACTATTCGAAGACGAGATAAACAACACAAGGCATGCAGTATGGTATTTGCCGCATTTTGCCGTTCAAAGTCCGCATAAGCCAAATAGAGTGCGAATAGTGTTTGACGCCGCTGCCACTTCTCATGGCATTTCACTTAACTCTGTTTTGTCTAAGGGACCCGAACAGGCAAAACCACTCATCGGCATATTATTCCAGTTTCGTCAAGATGTCATCGGAGTCGCAGCTGATATAAGGGAAATGTTCTCCCAAGTTCGCATCATTCCCGAGGATCAACATGCACAGCGTTTTCTGTGGAGGGATGGTGACCAGAATAAGCCAGTCCAACAATTCGCAATGGTGTCAATGATTTTTGGAGCAGTTTGTTCACCGTGTTGTGCCGAATGGATAAAGAACATCAATGCCAAACGATTTGAAGACACGTATCCCGAGGCGACTGCCGCAGTCATTGGTAAGCATTATGTCGATGATTTTGTATGTAGCTTTCCAAAGAAGAAGAAGCCGAACGAATTTGTAAACAAGTCACCATCATCAATGCAGAAGCAGGGTTCCAGCTacgtaattttgtttctaattcaTCAAAGTTAG
- the LOC129939194 gene encoding keratin-associated protein 9-2-like: protein MCDPCCGPCADTCGPYGPCSDECHSRELRAGIMYTNCDCWKRNGLQDQCPRSLCQGQCCAIGQSRPSCCPSAYPLRFAYMTMGVNNKRMRCYATAASCPKSPCGDPGCC from the coding sequence atgtgcGATCCCTGCTGTGGTCCCTGTGCTGATACTTGTGGTCCATATGGACCATGTTCTGACGAATGCCATAGCCGTGAACTGCGAGCTGGCATAATGTACACTAATTGTGACTGTTGGAAACGAAATGGCCTTCAAGATCAATGCCCCAGATCTTTGTGTCAGGGACAATGTTGTGCTATAGGGCAATCGAGACCAAGTTGTTGTCCATCAGCGTATCCTCTGAGATTTGCCTATATGACAATGGGCGTGAATAATAAGCGAATGAGATGCTATGCCACAGCAGCTTCTTGCCCGAAATCACCTTGTGGGGATCCAGGATGCTGTTAG